The Balearica regulorum gibbericeps isolate bBalReg1 chromosome 26, bBalReg1.pri, whole genome shotgun sequence genome contains the following window.
ACTACCGTGAGCTCCTGGGGTCCTTAGGTACCTTCTCTGCTGTTGATGCTGCCTGGCTCACAGGGAGGTGGAGACCCTCAGCACATTTCCCTGGCAGAGCGTGGGTGCCCCCCCCTTCTCCAAATGTGCTAGCACTTAGAGCAAACATGCTAGGATCAGACCCCTCCATTCCTTTTCCCAGCCATGCCGAACTTCCaaagggctgggggcagcctcCACCCCACTCTTGCCTCTGGGTGATGACTCTGTTCCAGGCTGTTGAAGTGATTCTTGCAAGTCTGTTCTGCGGCAAACACTGTTTTTAGAAAGGTTTCTGGAAGGATGCAGCCTTTTTGGCccaaaaaggaagaggaaacaaTTCATGCCGCATCTGTTCAGGTGTGAGCCAAACCCCATCGGAGACAACAGAACGCAAAGCCACCTAGAAGCTGCTGCTCAACCTTCCAGTGCCCACTGCAATGGGCACCTCCTCCTGTGCAGGGACCTTACAAGTTGGCAGATTTGCCAGAGCATGACCCACTTTTCTGGGAGGGCACAGCCCTGCGAAGCCTCTGCTGTACAGGCGTATGTCACCTGAGAGGTTCAGCCAGATGGGAGCAGGTAGCTCTGCCGTGCAGGATGGCACCAGAGTCCTCAGTCACTTGAGGGTACCTCCCTTAGCCCGTGGTGGTGCCAGGGCTGTCACTGCAGGTGCAGCCCCACGTCCAGAGGCACGGCAGGGCTGTTACTTCTTGTTGCCAGGCTGTCATCATTTGTCACAGCATTTGCCCAGGCACAGCGCCCAGTCTCTGCACTCTGGTGAGGGACCCGGCTGTTGCTGGAGCCCTCTGCCATCCTGTGGCTGGTTTGTGCCTTACTACAGGTGGGCACTTGGTTCCTGGCCAGGGGGCTCTGagctgccccacagctgcaCACACTTGCATTTGCAACCCCAGTTGTTCTTGACTCCCGGCAAGCCATCAAGCCTGCATCCTTTCCCAGCGGCTGTGCCCATCACAGCAGTTCCAGAAGGCTGTAAACTGCAGGAGAAGACTCAAGTATTGCCTCCAGCCCTGCATGGACATTCAGTGGCAGcgctgccagcccagcctgaTCCCAAGGGGTTGGGGGCAGTCTGGTTGGGGATATTTGTCTATCTGGGGATATTTGTCTATTTGTTGGGGATATTTGACCCTATTTGTCACTGTGCCCTGGGGCAAAATACCCTCATCTGGGCAAGTACAGCATTtatatacacgcacacacagagcaggGTCCACTTATAACCTAGGCACAGCAGTTGTCTCAGCAGAGCATCGATCCCAAAATGTTCTCATATCGTTCACTTCCATCTCAGGAGCAATGCCAATGCCCATGCTGCACCCACAATGAAGCAACATCCCAGTCTGAAGGGACTGGAAAGCCTGGCCACAGTTAACAACTGCACCTGGTCAGCCTGAGCTGCATGTAGGCTACGATTCTGCCAGGCCACCAGCAGCATGAGGTCCTGGTGGGCTGTCTGGCATCTCTTGCACTCCCCGTGGCCTCTCAGAGGCTGGGGAGATTGCTCATCATGCTGGAGTTGCTGGAGAGAGGTGCTCTGGGCCGGGCGTTCAATGCTACAGAGCTGCGGAAGCTCTCCCGGTAGCGCAGGGAGCTCTCGGTGGATGAGCCAGAGTTGATATCTGTGATGACCAAGCAGTTCCCAGGCTTGCAAAGCCCAACCctgacacagcagcagcacagcaggcttCCCACAGCACGGCGCACCTCCACGCTCCGGAGGGAGTAAATGATGGGATTAATGCCTGAGTTAAGCATGGCCAGAGCCAAGGTCCAGTGCAGGCTGTGGAGGTGTGCGCAGGTCTGGGTCTCACAGAAGACATCAAAGAGCAACAGGACGAAGAGGGGGCTCCAGCAGATGATGAAGGCACCCAGTATCATCAGCACAGTCTTGAGCAAGCGCAGGGACCGTTTGCGGCTGTGCCGCGAACTGGTTTGCTTAGAACTGGCCTGGACCAGCTGGAAGATGGAGATGTAGAGGCCTATGATCCCCAGGAGGATGATGCTGAACATGACTACGGAGAAAAGGATGTAGTTCTTGGAGTAGAGAGGCAGGAGGACAGAGCAGGCATTGAAGTTGCACAGACAATTCCAGCCCAGCAGCGGAAGCAGTCCAATGATGAAGGCCAGCAGCCAGCAGGAAATGATCAGGCTGCGTAAGCGCAGGGTCTTGCTGGCTTCATTCTCAGCAATCGGCCTTACCATGGCACTGTAGCGCTCGATGGCAGTCACAAGCAAGCTGAAGGTGGAGGCAGCTAGTGCGATGAAGAGGATACCTTCCCGCAGGAACCAAAGCTGAGGTGAAAGCTGGAAGGTTTTCTTGCCTGAGAGGCAGAGATTGGAAAGGTAGGCAATTCCTGCAAGCAGGTCACTCACGGTGATGCTGGCAATGCAGGAGTAGACCCAGCGGCGGGCTCGCAGACACCGCAGGAtggccagcagcaccagcaggtTCTCTAGGATGATGATGCAGCTGATGATGACAAAGGTTGTGCGGATGGTACCCATGCCCTCATCCCCAGACTGCCGGTTGGTCAGCTTGCCTGTGAAGTTGTAGTGCTGCAGGATGATGTTCACATTCCTCATGgcagccagctgcaggcagtAACCTTTCCTGTAGAGCAGGTCAAGTCTGAGCTCAGGATATTGAGCAGAGCCCAGTGCAAAGTGAAGGGAGCGATTCACCAGCGAGCTCAGCTCTGGACCACCCATCTTCTGAGTCTAGGTCAGTAGCCAAGGGATGCACGATGGAGCAAGGGTTGAGGTGAGGTTTGGAGCAGAGCAGACCCTCTgagggctggggacagctgtGAGCCTCTGCCACACAGGACTGGCTCTGatcccagcagccctgcccagcGTGGAGATGAGAGTTagagccctgcctgccagccccgcAGCACTGAAAGAACAAGGGGAGAGGGTGAGGTGTTTTGTAAGTCCGTGCATGAGCATAGGCTTCCTGTTGTTTAATAAAGTTTCCTGTTGTGAGCTAGAGCATTGACATCGTTTCTAACAGCTGTCAACATTTCTCAGCTGTCAACATTTCTCAGTAAGGGTCTGGCTATTCTCAGCTTTGCTGTAGTTGTGAAGATGGGacataaatgaaataatgtgtCAGGCCCCTCTGAGCCAGGGCAGGCTGTGTCGAATGGGGTCACACCTCCCACCTTGATGGGAAGGGTCTGTTGAACTGAACGAAGCCAAGTGCTAGTAAGAGCACCCAGACAGCCTGAAGCACTAAGTGTTTTGCCTTTTGTGCCATTAAATTCACCCCTGAGCCTGGCAGAGACCAACTGCCTCTTCATCAACTGCTCTGTGCACCACCCACGCCCAGACACATCCTTCTCCAGGAGGAAGCTCCATACACTCACCCCTCTGGCCTCTTCTGTGGGCCCAGCTCTTGCCAGTCTCTCAGGACACATCCATCCAAGTCCTGCCCTGTTAACGCAGCAAGTCCAGGCACCTGTGCGTCTGAAGCTAGTGCTCAGCTCCACCTAGTTCAAAGGAAACCAGCTGGTCAAAGCCCTGCATGTGCCCTGACACTGCACCATCCACCTCCAGCTCTCCAAGCACCTGCTAGAGATGGGTCAGGATCTTCCCATTGTCTAGGTCACAGACAGGGAAACAGAGGCAAAAAGCTGCTGCCTCTTGTCTGGTGTTGCAGAAGGCACAAGGGGCTGCACTGAGACCAGAACCCAGGAGTCTTGACATGATTGTAATGTTAATGTCTATCATTCACCTATTGCATCTGCAAAACTTGACTGGAGAGAAAGTCTTGCAATGTGCTATTCCCAACCAACACTGTTGAATTTGCTTTATGACTCACCTGTCATGGTGGGCCCGAGGCTCTTGCTGCCAGAGGGAGGTTCAGCAGCTAGCAGTGCTCTCCAGCTTTTGTCTGAAGCCCAGCACAGACTAGGTGGTGGGGAGGGCTCCTCGTGCAAAATAAGTGAGACTTCTACCTACCGAAGTGGGAAAAGGGAAGTTACAACATCAACCACATTTCTGTGCAGGACGGACCCCACCCAAAACAGCTGCAAAGCGGCGtagagaaaagacagacagagcACCTTTTAACTCAGGATCACAGCAGAAGCTATGCccctgctttctgctttcatctGCGTTCTCGCTCCAGACTGGCACAAAGCTATGGAGAGGTCCCCAGGTTGAGAGCAAAGAGCAGTGATTTCTTCCATCAGCATGGCAAGCAGGGAGTTGTCCATCCACTGCTTGATGAGTGGAGACATCCTAGTCTGGATCACAGCATAGACGaatggaaaatgcaaagcaggttcctgctgcaggaggtcgTGTGCAAGCAAGAGCGTTTCCCATCAAAAGCCGAGGGCTCCATCCTCCACACTCACCCTTTCAACTGGTGCTTTGGGCTTTTCTGTCTGCAGCGTGGAAAGAAACTCATGCTGGTAAAGTCAGCAGATGACCCCAAGACTGAAGGATCGGAAATCAGCAGGAAGGCTGGGCCATGAGCGCAGCTCAATCCAGAGGAGAGGAGTGCAAGGTTGCGCATTTAGCACAAAGAACACACTCCCAAGTGGGCTGGGCAGATGgtcccagcacagcactggaATCAAAAGTCAATGTGATTCTTGCACATCACCCCTGCTTTATTCTTGCTTCAGGCTGAGCCTCCAGCTAATGTGTTTGCTCAGGACAGAACTGGTTGGGTGTCCCTAAAAGATCAGAGGATGAAGAAACTTGCCTTTCCAGGGGCCCTAAGTAGCTTTTCAAATAGCTGGCAGCATGTGAGCAGTCTCAGAAAAGAGATATCTGACAGGAACGGACTTTTTGTCAGGGAGATCTGCGGAGGGCCTGTGGCAGGTGGGAGGCAAATGCTTCTGATAGCAGGAAGGCTTGAGGCAGATAAGCAGCTGGGACAGCTCAACGCACTCATCCATGGGGTGCCAGGTCCTCTGGACCAGCAAAACATCGTAGGCTCTTCCTAATGCCCCTTCCACAAGCACATCAGCCTACAAGGCAGGGCTGATTATTTTGTCAAGAGCTGTTCCAGTGAGACAAAAATCTTGTTCCTTGCTCTGTCCTAGCAC
Protein-coding sequences here:
- the S1PR4 gene encoding sphingosine 1-phosphate receptor 4 — translated: MGGPELSSLVNRSLHFALGSAQYPELRLDLLYRKGYCLQLAAMRNVNIILQHYNFTGKLTNRQSGDEGMGTIRTTFVIISCIIILENLLVLLAILRCLRARRWVYSCIASITVSDLLAGIAYLSNLCLSGKKTFQLSPQLWFLREGILFIALAASTFSLLVTAIERYSAMVRPIAENEASKTLRLRSLIISCWLLAFIIGLLPLLGWNCLCNFNACSVLLPLYSKNYILFSVVMFSIILLGIIGLYISIFQLVQASSKQTSSRHSRKRSLRLLKTVLMILGAFIICWSPLFVLLLFDVFCETQTCAHLHSLHWTLALAMLNSGINPIIYSLRSVEVRRAVGSLLCCCCVRVGLCKPGNCLVITDINSGSSTESSLRYRESFRSSVALNARPRAPLSSNSSMMSNLPSL